In a single window of the Melioribacteraceae bacterium genome:
- a CDS encoding T9SS type A sorting domain-containing protein, whose product MQRKKLLSHSVISLTILLIVFIYPFFYTNPAQNFQTNKKVNHILEGEQNNDGSNSIAINGSNIFVLWQNMGGGYFSYVSKSTDGGVTFSDGVKVGGDQPQLFGSITCDTAGVVYVAWSGIAAGGEMPDGIFFAKSIDGGATFSSPVTVSPHGLFATIKVHNSHVYVSYYAMKENSTLEVYFARSTNGGTSFENPYPINTVPVIKTKFDSPHSMYLDDAGVIYCIWNDGRRGGDGTDIYWAKSVDNGLSFSPNIMVNDINGSRDKLRTAPSIAVAGSNVYVIWREETDDTGANRRILFSKSTNGGTTFGAEKEIAVGGWGSPKLVMNKKGDIYLGYPQFTEQKNGIFCAKSIDQGNTFPESVFINDVNSDSKNLSIAIDQNDVLYAVWSDNRNDNKDVYFSKGTIVVTDIQEDENNIPTEFALYQNYPNPFNPITTIKYSIPAGVETSNMTSLRVFDILGKEVAVLVNQKQSAGNYEVKLDASHTEQGRSMASGVYFYKLQVGNYISVKKLVLMK is encoded by the coding sequence ATGCAACGCAAGAAATTATTATCCCACTCTGTAATATCTCTAACAATATTATTAATTGTTTTTATTTATCCTTTCTTTTATACAAACCCAGCGCAAAATTTCCAGACAAATAAAAAAGTGAACCACATTTTAGAAGGTGAGCAAAATAATGATGGCAGTAATTCAATTGCCATCAATGGTAGTAATATTTTTGTGCTTTGGCAGAATATGGGAGGCGGATATTTCTCCTATGTCTCAAAATCAACGGATGGAGGTGTGACTTTTAGTGATGGGGTTAAAGTAGGAGGAGATCAGCCTCAACTTTTTGGATCAATAACTTGTGATACTGCCGGAGTTGTTTACGTTGCATGGAGTGGAATAGCTGCGGGTGGTGAAATGCCGGATGGCATTTTCTTCGCAAAATCGATAGATGGAGGGGCAACTTTTTCATCTCCGGTAACAGTATCACCGCATGGATTATTTGCCACAATTAAAGTTCATAACAGTCATGTATATGTTTCTTACTACGCAATGAAGGAAAACAGTACACTTGAAGTATACTTTGCTCGATCGACTAATGGCGGAACCTCATTCGAAAATCCATATCCAATAAATACTGTACCTGTAATCAAAACTAAATTTGATTCACCTCACTCAATGTATTTGGATGATGCGGGGGTAATATACTGCATTTGGAATGATGGTAGAAGAGGAGGTGATGGAACAGATATTTATTGGGCTAAATCTGTTGATAACGGCTTAAGTTTTTCTCCCAACATTATGGTGAATGATATCAATGGAAGCAGAGATAAACTTAGAACGGCTCCATCAATTGCTGTTGCGGGTTCAAATGTTTATGTAATATGGAGAGAAGAAACAGATGATACTGGAGCAAATAGAAGAATTTTATTCTCTAAATCAACAAATGGAGGAACTACTTTTGGTGCTGAGAAGGAAATTGCTGTAGGAGGATGGGGCTCACCTAAATTAGTGATGAATAAAAAGGGTGATATTTATTTGGGTTACCCACAATTTACGGAACAAAAAAATGGTATTTTTTGCGCAAAATCTATTGACCAGGGAAATACATTTCCCGAATCAGTATTCATAAACGACGTGAATAGCGATTCAAAGAATTTATCAATTGCTATAGATCAAAATGATGTTCTTTATGCGGTCTGGTCAGATAATAGAAATGATAATAAAGATGTTTATTTTTCAAAAGGGACAATCGTTGTTACAGACATTCAAGAAGATGAAAATAATATTCCAACCGAATTTGCATTATATCAGAATTACCCCAATCCATTTAATCCAATAACCACAATAAAATATTCAATCCCAGCTGGTGTAGAGACGTCAAATATGACGTCTCTACGTGTGTTTGACATATTGGGAAAAGAGGTAGCCGTTCTTGTAAATCAAAAACAATCAGCGGGCAATTATGAAGTGAAGCTTGATGCAAGTCATACTGAGCAAGGTCGAAGTATGGCGA